ggttaaggattTTACAGGCTTTCTTTGCATGTCTTCCCATAGAgcacttccaggcattactccagctcgaacagccattaaatggccactgtcgtcgACGTCACAAGCTCGAGTGACTTCCcagttaaaccttgtgagataactTTTCAGTGTCTCATTTGGCTGCTGTCGAACGTTGGTCAGGGCAGATGCCTTGGGCCTAATGCCAACCATGGCCTTGAAAtacttcttgaaatctcttgataattgatcccaagaaacaatcgaatgtctcttatatttttcaaaccagttcttcgctggtcccgtgagagaggctgggaacagcatgcacctgagctcgtagcccacattactggctcgcacgattgtgttgaatgtacttaaatgactgtatggatctGAATTTCCCTTgaatggcgggacatgaggaattctgaatccttgaggaaacaggGTGCTAGAGATGTGCggggcaaagggctcgagttcttcatTGAACTCTTCGTCCCTTTCCTGGCTTCGTtcgttttgtaagagcctgaatgcttttTCCAAttgctcaatcctttcttggactggatctacagGGGGTTTGACTTGAATCAGcgggaactggttatcgttgattacaactccagtttcgCGCCTCGGCGCAAGGTGCTTACGCCCATTGAGATGATCTCTCAGATCTGGATTCAATGGATTATTAcgcccccgattatggtttagatGCTCCTATAAATCTGGGTGATCACCTCGATTTCCAGTGTTTCTACGTTCATGGTCGTATATACTTACAGACCTGGTGTCACCCGAGCCTTCGCTGACATGGCTCATTGcatggttatttcgagatgggtttcTTGCTGGTTGCCTCATCTCAATAGTGTGGATCGAGaaatttggcttctcgtgggatgaggacccctatgctccctagcaATTTCACCATTTCCATGCCTtcgcccagctcgcctttccttaTCACCATAGGTCGGTTGTGCATTCCTCCGAattggcgaggggtgccttattggcaatggtgggtgtcttattggTTATGGTGGAAGCCATCTGTTatggggcctagaaggccctgagttTGCTCGATCAGGTTCTACAACATTCTGCGTggtaccaggattttgggtccgagcctccgaGGGGGCTTGGTTATTCCCTACTCCCACTGCTGTCTCTACAGTTGGGTTGGTAGGACCCCCAGCTCGATTACTTCTCCGGGGTCTCGGCGGAGGTTCTCTGCTCTTCAGGTGGCCGCGTATTTACGCGGCCGTCCTCGAGGCTTACGCGATGGAACGTGAATGTCCCGCGGAGGCAGAGCCTGGGCATCTTGCAGAGGTGGGGCCTGAGTTGCCTGTGCTTCTGCAGCTAGTCTAGCTAGCTCTTCGTTGCGTTTcttagcttctgccaactgctttcgtagttggcgattttcaagttccactaTTGGGACGTATcattcaggattgtaatacatgtcctcgtcgtccctgggggcaggtggtcctcgagagtcgGATGATCCACTCCTCTCACCGggatcagaattcaccataggctgctttccagggcgcTGGGGGTACTcaacttcatctaaaatttcctcctcagaaATATTGGGATCATTTACTGCCATTGCTAATCCGAGAGGCTTTTTGACTGAACAGACTCACACACgtactgtttaatggctctcaacgagagtaccaaactgttgacgccgttttttcgtcaacttaaataagagagcaattaaataagaaaatattggAGGAAATAAGCAAAAATGAACACcagaggttttttacgtggttcagcagttaaatctgcttagtccacgagtctatgttattaaagcttgggagttttctggaaactttttagagaatagttgcccagagttttctctccagaaatcagaaatcggtccctcacaaatggagcttccttctctatttatagagaaggtttgcagaattcattcccacatatctcgggaagatattctgtgaatcaattaatataattctatttaatacattatttcctatatacatggaaacgtcccacaAAATGTGGGAtcagataacagattaaatgatatccttaaacattgggattgtacaacaataaatatattcaCATGTAACTGATAAACTCGGATAcgggattcatcaaatcttcgagactAGCAGCTGACATCAAGCTTGTCGAGACTCACGAACTCGTCGCCTAACTTTGCTTATGCCCGGAGCAAATAACTATTGATGAAGTCATCTCATCTCGTCTGAAGGCAAGATATGTATcagggaaaaatatatataagtgtCAAACCATGGTCATTGCGAGCTTAGAGAATATTCGATGCTACACATCCTTGAGCTTTTCGAGGTCGTTACTTACAACAAAGCAGTccgactgaaggatcatatgacgactGTGTATATTtcaagctcacacctgacgagcctagatttcggggtcataacttctaatgctcgaaatctgggtgtaacactttTAGCTTCTATTCTTTGGATGTTCGAAatgtatttttatgatatttcatAGTTTTCACTTTTATCTCAAtgcattattattattgtgaAATTTTTATACACAAGTAATATATTGATAAATATGAGTATCGTCCCATAGGGATTAATTATTAATTACCaaaaattaatttctaattatATTTGGCTAATAAAAAAtggatttaaaaataataaaaacaagaacaaaaacaagtgaattaacaatttaaaattaaagGAAACAAATAACTCAATGGATGAAAAACCTAGGATGTTTAATTTCATCATTTATCCACTCTATTATGTCATCaatacaatttttattattattcatcTCCTTGTGATAACAGCTTTACAAAAGCAATATATATTCTTACTATGATATATAAGTCTCAACATATATGCAAACTTTTTAGTTCTCTGTGATTGGTTTCAACACACAACAAACATTAAGCAGAGAAATCCAGAAATTACACAAACCATACAAATGCTCTCATCCAATATCGAAATTTGCGTCTAAacaattataacatatttaactataacttctcagattttgaattaaaattatataaattatgcAATGTATAGTCAATCAATTACAAACATTTTGACAAAAGTTTAATATATCGCAAGTATGAagaagaaatcataaaacttgcattaaatAATAATAGTGTATCAAAAGACTACAttaaaaccctagaaaataaaattagtttatGTTCATTGCAAAAACATCCATGataataattaaagaaattataaaattaaagatggaaagaaagaaaaactaatTGTAGATCCAATCACGCTTTCCACATTGGTCTCCAAAGTGTTTATGAGTTTCTAGATATAGAAACTTAACCTAATTCACATCTAATTATGTATTTACTTTTTTAATTAGATTTAAATTGTGAAATTCCAAAAATGCCCTTCTTTAATCGCAGAAAATAAATTTTTGGGCACCTAGTGCGGTCGCGCTGCTTGCGTAAACTGGCTGGCCGTCTGTGAGCGCAGTCGCGCTGCCCTCTTGATGTGATCGCCATACTCGCCTCCAaatacaaatttttgttaactttgtCTTTTTCTCGAATTCCCAAGCCTATTTCAATTTCATTTCATTCCAAATCCTTCCAAACTTAAAATATCACAACTAAAAAAGTAAAACTGCACAAAACATcctaaaaaatattaaaacagaTCCTAAACTAACTCATTAAAACACACGTAAAACTCACCTATCAGTTATTATTAgaaatattacaattttttatCTATCTGTGCTGTTTTTTAGATTAGCCTGTAATCATGTGCTTTAAATAGATGAGTTCACTTAGTTAGAATAAATTTTACTTTTGATGAGACCAATATattacaacaatattcttatataaaattgataaattttgtcaaaataaataaataaaaaaaaaacaaaacaaaacacgaACAACACCTAATTCTAATTGTTATACTTTAAGTCCGCAGCCAATCAGATCAATGGACATTATGTTTTATGGACAGTAATAACCTTGTTAGTTGTTGCGCCGAAAACAACGTCGTGGATTTGCGCTTCTTCTCTATTAAGAAGTTGGCTGCTTGTTTCTAGCTATCTCAAATTTACGTCTAGGGTTTCGAAGAGCTTTCGATCATCCAAAAATCCCTGAAGGTAAAGAATCCTTATTATTTGTTCGGATCTGGTTCACTCTCCTTCCCCGCTTATTATTATCTATCTAGGGTTCAACAATTGCATTTTTTTAATGTCATACACCAATTACTCTGGTGATTCTAATTGATTTTGAAAACGTTTGCTAAAGCGAGTAGTAAATTTACCCTCTCTTTCTTTAAGTTGTACTGGAAATATGTCAAATTGAATCATGTTAGACTGAATAACCAGAAATAATGGATCGCATTATTTTCTAATTAAAACCCTGCTATTGATTATgctaatgtatatatatatatatatatatatttgtatgtattTGTGTTGAAGGGTTTTGGAAGACTGTCGTTTGGGTTGAAGAAAATGAGGCCTATCTTTTGCGGGAACTTGGAGTTTGACTCGCGCCAGACTGAGGTCGAGCGGCTCTTCAGAAGATATGGCAAGGTTGAAAGGGTTGATCTCAAGTCTGGTaagaaattattaatatattttttataataataattttaaagtaACTTTGCTATTGCATTATTTATGATCAACTGCCTATGAGTacataaagttatgattatttgcTCTGGATTACTGTTTGATTAGTCAAGCCTTATTTGCTGTTGACAACATGTTATTCGTTTGTTTTTTTTAATGCCTTTCTGTGGAGTTATGAGCTGTTTTGCCTGGTTTTTTTTGCGGTTACTGGATTAGTTTGCAAAGCTCGGATGAAGTATTAAAAGGACCTGTGTCACTTTGTGTAAACCGATTTACGTTATATACAAGTTAATGCTGATTTGATTGTTGGAATTTTGATTTATGCTGTCTACGCAAAGAATGAGGATGGATAGTTAATGTTTACCTGTCTTGCTGCAGCAATTAAGCATCGAAACATAGTATTTTGGTTTCTCACAGATGTTGCGCCTTTTACTTTTTCTGATTTGTTGTTGACATGGCGATTCTCATTGATGAGAGTTTCATCTTATGTTGAGTCATATTGGGCTTCCAGATCCAGTGCCAAAAGTAGTGTACAACCATTTAGAATTTGTCATAAGAGATATAACTTGTTGACCTGATTGTCTCAGTGAGTGAGTGAGTGACGGTGACAACTCTGTTTTTCTTTCATGATCGTTTTGAGGTTTTCAATCCtgtaaagtttatttatttattttgggaaaGAGGAGTGTCTTTTTGCTTGCAAATGTCTTTTTGAGAAATGTAGCACACCATGTGTATGCGTGTCAGTGTGTGTGAGGGATAGCATCATTCCAGGCAGTTTGAACTGTTACTTTTGGGTGTTTACTTGGAGGGTATTTCGTAGGTGTAATGCATATTTCCCAATTTTAGCTTAAATCTCATGGACTCTAGTGTCTATGAGCTCACCGGGAAAGATATCAGCTTCTGCAAAAAAGGGTCAATCTATTCTCTAAacatttcatttttttaatgGCTGTATACGTTTCTTCCCCTTTAAGAGAAACAAGTTTATATGAAACACAAACCCCAGGACTCAACAATTTCTTTGGCGCAGGATTTCCTGGAATGTCCATGCTCTTCTTGGATGGATGTCGTTCTCTGCATTTCTTTTATAGATGTGCCCAGGCTTCATCTTGTTGTATTAATCCAGAAGAATTAATCTGATCTGCCTTAGCCCTGCCATCCGACATTCCATCAGACACCATTGCTTTTTCATTCCTCATGACTTTTGCTCAGTGTTCAATTTCAGACATGTTTCAACAGTTACATAGTAGCATCATGACATTGCAGCCATTGCAGGTTTTCTGTTAATTTCTAACATTACATTTTGAGAAGTCTGGATTTCCTTAAAGTTTAGAATGtctggcttttttttttttgcttgtttGTTAGTATTATAGTTGCTGTTGctgtttgttattattattattattattgctgcTGTTTGGAAGATTAACTTGTTTATGACTGGTTTATCTGTGCTGTTTTCCTAATTATCTGATTTTATAGGGTTTGCTTTTGTCTATATGGAGGATGAGAAAGATGCTGAGTATGCTATTCGAAGACTAGACAGGACAGAATTTGGTAGAAAGGGACGTCGACTGCGTGTGGAATGGACTAAGGTAAGTTAATAAACTATGATAGCTGGATTTTTTAAAAGTTTCTGCATTTGATGGCTCCCCTTGGCCAAACATACTTATTTGGTTTGAAATTCAATTATTTAAGGTTATACTTGTAAGTTTTACCACTGTACCTCAGATGCGGTCTATTTCAGTGTTTTCAAATTACAACCAAGAGGGAAAGCTCAAATTTTAGGCATGTGGTTTGCCCCCATAAGGCTTGAGGTTCAAGTCCTTCTTGGGCATCAACATAGCAATTGCTATAATTTTCTCGTTCCCAAATATTGTAGGGGTAGGCGGGGAgcatagtttaaaataaaaatgcctCTCTCATTTTTATGCCCTTGAGCTCAGTTACGTGGATGTTCTTTTAAATAGTAATCTATTGTTTAGTTTCATTATTAACCTTCAGATTATATAATTATTACACATGTATGAGATGGATTCTTATTTGGAAATAAAATAAGTGTGGTGAAAACAAATTATATATTCAAAGccttttttatctttttttttttttttttaaattttcactCTCGTTAATCCCCCGAAATTTATGGCTTGCAGCAGGAACGTGGGGTCAAGAGATCTAGTGATTCAAAATCTTCAGCCAACACTAAACCATCAAAAACCCTCTTTGTTATTAATTTTGATCCAGTTCATACAAGAACAAGAGATTTGGAGGACCACTTCGATCAGTATGGAAAAATATTGAACATAAGGATAAGAAGGAACTTTGCATTTATTCAGTTTGAATCACAAGAAGATGCTACCAAGGCATTGGATGCAACAAACCTGAGGTTGTACTTTTGTGTTGCAAATTTTCTTCAGTATAGTTCTCTGATTTATAAATTTTGCCTGTCAGCCTTTGTTTGGACAAAAACCATATCTAAATCATTTTAATGGCTTAATCTAAACACATTTTTCTTAGAAGATTATGTGGTCTCTATCATATATGCCTTGCCTtgactttgatttttctatttg
This genomic interval from Humulus lupulus chromosome 8, drHumLupu1.1, whole genome shotgun sequence contains the following:
- the LOC133796645 gene encoding serine/arginine-rich splicing factor RS41-like isoform X1, translating into MRPIFCGNLEFDSRQTEVERLFRRYGKVERVDLKSGFAFVYMEDEKDAEYAIRRLDRTEFGRKGRRLRVEWTKQERGVKRSSDSKSSANTKPSKTLFVINFDPVHTRTRDLEDHFDQYGKILNIRIRRNFAFIQFESQEDATKALDATNLSKFMDRVISVEYAIRDDDDRRNGYSPDRKGRDTSPDRSYDRGRSRSPYRRDRESPDYGRGSHHGSRPDSRRSPGYDRGRSPVNDRYNSRSPPPMERHRS
- the LOC133796645 gene encoding serine/arginine-rich splicing factor RS41-like isoform X4, encoding MEDEKDAEYAIRRLDRTEFGRKGRRLRVEWTKERGVKRSSDSKSSANTKPSKTLFVINFDPVHTRTRDLEDHFDQYGKILNIRIRRNFAFIQFESQEDATKALDATNLSKFMDRVISVEYAIRDDDDRRNGYSPDRKGRDTSPDRSYDRGRSRSPYRRDRESPDYGRGSHHGSRPDSRRSPGYDRGRSPVNDRYNSRSPPPMERHRS
- the LOC133796645 gene encoding serine/arginine-rich splicing factor RS41-like isoform X2; its protein translation is MRPIFCGNLEFDSRQTEVERLFRRYGKVERVDLKSGFAFVYMEDEKDAEYAIRRLDRTEFGRKGRRLRVEWTKERGVKRSSDSKSSANTKPSKTLFVINFDPVHTRTRDLEDHFDQYGKILNIRIRRNFAFIQFESQEDATKALDATNLSKFMDRVISVEYAIRDDDDRRNGYSPDRKGRDTSPDRSYDRGRSRSPYRRDRESPDYGRGSHHGSRPDSRRSPGYDRGRSPVNDRYNSRSPPPMERHRS
- the LOC133796645 gene encoding serine/arginine-rich splicing factor RS41-like isoform X3 — encoded protein: MEDEKDAEYAIRRLDRTEFGRKGRRLRVEWTKQERGVKRSSDSKSSANTKPSKTLFVINFDPVHTRTRDLEDHFDQYGKILNIRIRRNFAFIQFESQEDATKALDATNLSKFMDRVISVEYAIRDDDDRRNGYSPDRKGRDTSPDRSYDRGRSRSPYRRDRESPDYGRGSHHGSRPDSRRSPGYDRGRSPVNDRYNSRSPPPMERHRS